The proteins below come from a single Mycobacterium parmense genomic window:
- a CDS encoding TetR/AcrR family transcriptional regulator, with protein MRTKAKRWGGRTGAERRAERRQRLIDAATEIWSESGWAAVTMRGVCSRTSLNDRYFYEDFKTRDELLVAAWDGVRNEMLGEVSATLAERVGQPPLETIRMTISMVVDRITQDPGRAKILLTQHVGSSPLQDRRAVALQEATHLVVAASKPHLRPDADETALRMDTLVAVGGFVELITAWHAGLLDVSQEEIVEHTSRLAETLAERYLVHALSVDDVPGTLPS; from the coding sequence GTGCGGACGAAGGCGAAACGATGGGGCGGGCGTACCGGCGCGGAACGCCGCGCGGAACGTCGGCAGCGTCTGATCGATGCCGCGACCGAGATCTGGAGCGAAAGCGGTTGGGCCGCAGTCACCATGAGGGGCGTTTGCTCCCGGACCAGCCTGAACGACCGCTACTTCTATGAAGACTTCAAGACCCGCGACGAGTTGCTGGTTGCCGCCTGGGACGGGGTACGGAACGAGATGCTCGGTGAGGTTTCCGCGACCCTCGCAGAACGCGTCGGGCAGCCGCCCCTCGAGACTATTCGCATGACCATCTCTATGGTGGTCGACCGCATCACACAAGATCCCGGCAGGGCAAAGATCTTGCTGACCCAGCACGTGGGCAGCTCACCGCTGCAAGACCGGCGCGCTGTTGCCCTGCAAGAGGCGACGCACCTCGTGGTCGCGGCGAGCAAGCCCCATCTGAGACCGGATGCCGATGAAACCGCGCTCCGCATGGACACCTTGGTGGCGGTTGGGGGCTTCGTCGAGCTGATCACCGCCTGGCATGCCGGCTTGCTCGACGTAAGTCAGGAGGAGATCGTCGAACACACCAGTCGGCTCGCCGAAACCCTAGCTGAACGTTATCTGGTGCACGCGCTCAGCGTCGATGACGTGCCCGGGACGCTACCGTCCTGA
- a CDS encoding SDR family NAD(P)-dependent oxidoreductase: MRLLPFGNPPRRSDRADAVITGAGSGIGRAFAVELARRGGRVVCADIDGIRAKETADLISKLGGHGIGVVCDVSDEHQVRDLADSAEKWFGGAPGLVINNAGIGAGGNVVGATSTSDWSATLSVNLWGVIHGCEVFVPRLRERGFGGLINVASAASFGAAPRMAAYNVSKAGVLALSETLAAELSGTGVTVTVLCPTFVKTNIVDNPRIEESAATLAANLMKWTGVSPESVARTTLDAHDRGQLYVLPQLDAKILWQLKRTMPGTFTHAMGLIQRITR, from the coding sequence ATGAGGCTGCTGCCGTTTGGGAATCCCCCCCGCCGGAGTGACCGTGCCGACGCGGTGATCACCGGTGCAGGCAGCGGCATTGGCCGCGCATTTGCCGTCGAGCTGGCGCGCCGGGGCGGCCGTGTGGTGTGCGCCGACATCGACGGCATTCGCGCCAAGGAGACAGCGGACCTGATCTCCAAGCTGGGCGGTCATGGCATCGGCGTTGTTTGCGACGTCTCAGACGAGCATCAGGTCCGGGATCTTGCCGATTCGGCCGAGAAGTGGTTCGGCGGCGCTCCCGGACTGGTGATCAACAATGCCGGAATTGGCGCTGGAGGCAACGTCGTCGGTGCGACATCCACGAGCGATTGGTCCGCGACGTTGTCGGTCAATCTGTGGGGAGTCATCCACGGCTGCGAAGTCTTTGTCCCGCGGCTCCGGGAACGTGGATTCGGAGGGCTCATCAACGTCGCGTCGGCGGCAAGCTTCGGTGCGGCCCCCCGCATGGCCGCCTACAACGTGAGCAAAGCGGGCGTACTCGCGCTGTCCGAAACCTTGGCAGCCGAGCTCAGCGGAACCGGCGTCACGGTGACCGTCCTATGCCCCACCTTCGTCAAAACAAATATCGTCGACAATCCACGCATCGAGGAATCGGCGGCCACGCTAGCCGCCAACTTGATGAAGTGGACCGGCGTATCACCAGAGTCGGTAGCACGAACCACCCTGGATGCGCACGACCGCGGCCAGCTATACGTCCTGCCGCAACTCGACGCCAAAATCCTCTGGCAGCTCAAGAGAACCATGCCGGGTACCTTCACCCACGCGATGGGACTCATCCAGCGAATAACGCGTTGA
- a CDS encoding flavin-containing monooxygenase — protein MSDTTSVLIIGAGFAGLGTAIQLLKRGIDDFVILERAGEVGGTWRDNSYPGAACDIPSLLYSYSFEPNPDWSRAYSGSSEILAYIKAMVDKHALARFICFHVNVTGLAFDEDSGTWTVETDGGSSYRSRTVVMASGPLANANFPDIRGLHSYAGHKIHSARWDHDYDMSDKRVAVIGTGASAVQIVPELVKTARSVKVFQRTPGWVLPRPDFPHPSVAKAAFGRLPILQSAARQAWFWAHEVMAVGMVWNTPATTAIAWAAKANLRRQVKDSWMRRQLTPDFRPGCKRMLMTSDYYPALRQNNCKLITWPIATISPIGIRTADGIEHEVDCIVFATGFDVCKAGTPFPITGVDGRKLAEEWSNGAYAYKSVSVSGYPNLFFTFGPNSGPGHNSALVYLEAEIRYIVDAIGIIIEGGIQTFDVKEDRQNSYHAQLQRRLAGTTWNSGCKSWYLTEDGYNGTMYPGFTTQFARQLARVELDDYSMSSQPPPRKKPRRARPELAAESSHGASKGGRQRNDDRVSVDKREGVRFSAQTASPEAASPRMVDRA, from the coding sequence ATGAGCGACACGACCAGTGTTCTGATCATCGGAGCCGGCTTTGCCGGACTTGGCACGGCGATCCAACTACTCAAGCGGGGTATCGACGATTTCGTCATCCTGGAGCGCGCGGGCGAGGTCGGAGGAACCTGGCGTGACAATAGCTATCCCGGTGCCGCCTGCGACATTCCGTCATTGTTGTATTCGTACTCCTTCGAACCAAATCCGGACTGGTCGCGTGCGTACTCGGGAAGCAGCGAGATACTCGCCTACATCAAGGCCATGGTCGACAAGCACGCGCTGGCGCGCTTCATCTGTTTCCACGTCAACGTGACCGGCCTGGCGTTCGACGAAGACAGCGGCACGTGGACCGTCGAAACGGATGGCGGGTCAAGCTACCGGTCGCGCACGGTGGTGATGGCAAGCGGCCCACTGGCCAATGCAAATTTTCCTGACATTCGCGGACTGCACAGCTACGCAGGCCACAAAATCCACAGCGCGCGCTGGGATCACGACTATGACATGAGCGACAAACGTGTTGCGGTAATCGGTACCGGGGCGAGCGCGGTGCAGATTGTTCCGGAATTGGTGAAGACGGCGCGATCAGTCAAAGTGTTTCAACGGACGCCCGGTTGGGTGCTTCCCCGGCCTGATTTTCCGCACCCCAGTGTTGCCAAGGCCGCGTTTGGTCGGCTACCGATTCTGCAGAGCGCCGCTCGCCAGGCATGGTTTTGGGCGCACGAAGTCATGGCCGTCGGCATGGTGTGGAACACCCCGGCCACTACCGCCATCGCCTGGGCGGCCAAGGCGAACCTTCGTCGCCAGGTGAAAGATTCGTGGATGCGGCGACAACTGACGCCCGACTTCCGGCCCGGCTGCAAGCGCATGCTGATGACCAGCGACTACTATCCGGCTCTCCGACAGAACAATTGCAAACTCATCACCTGGCCGATCGCGACCATCTCGCCCATCGGCATTCGCACCGCGGACGGCATCGAACACGAGGTGGATTGCATCGTATTCGCGACCGGCTTCGATGTGTGCAAGGCCGGCACACCGTTTCCCATCACCGGCGTGGACGGTCGAAAGCTTGCGGAGGAATGGTCTAACGGCGCCTACGCCTACAAGAGCGTCAGCGTCTCAGGCTATCCCAACCTCTTTTTCACCTTCGGGCCGAATTCCGGGCCAGGACACAACTCGGCCTTGGTCTACCTGGAAGCGGAGATCCGCTACATCGTCGACGCCATCGGCATAATCATCGAAGGCGGTATTCAGACCTTCGACGTCAAAGAGGACCGGCAGAACAGCTATCACGCCCAACTCCAGCGTCGGCTTGCCGGCACGACGTGGAACTCCGGATGCAAGAGCTGGTACCTCACCGAAGACGGCTATAACGGGACCATGTATCCCGGCTTCACCACCCAATTCGCCCGACAACTAGCGAGGGTCGAGCTCGACGATTACTCGATGAGTTCACAGCCCCCTCCCCGCAAGAAGCCCAGGCGGGCGCGGCCCGAGTTGGCCGCGGAGAGTTCGCACGGCGCAAGCAAAGGAGGACGGCAGCGCAACGACGATCGCGTGTCCGTCGACAAGCGCGAAGGTGTTCGTTTCTCGGCGCAAACCGCTTCACCCGAGGCAGCATCACCGCGGATGGTGGATCGTGCTTGA
- a CDS encoding flavin-containing monooxygenase, with protein MDHSDKHRFEIIVIGAGFSGIGMGIKLLKAGFSDFLIVDEADDVGGTWHWNTYPGIAVDIPSYSYQFSFEKRSSWSRTYAHGNELKDYARHCAHKYGLSPRIRFAVKVTEAWFDEDATLWRLHTAAGQDLSARFVINASGVLTRPKRPDISGVDDFGGITMHTSRWDHNEDIAGKRVAVIGTGASAVQLIPAIAKDVKALTVFQRTPIWCLPKLDFPVPRLARGFLKYAPGGQLAARAASQTFVEVTFPVAAHFHTAIPLASLIERAALRYMRSQVTDPAVRQKLTPRYALGCKRPSFHNEYLATFNRDNVHLETSPISHFDAAAVHTVDGRSHEIDVLILATGFKVMEPENMPTYSLRGIGGLDQAKWWDENRLQAYEGVSVPGFPNHFSIFGPYGYNGSSYFTLIEAQTRHIVRCLHHARSRHANYVEITRQANDRFFAEMLKRRHRQVFWQPSCATANSYYFDKHGDVPLRPTTTLESFWRSRTFDLGDYSFERRTTEKVLSSS; from the coding sequence ATGGACCACAGCGATAAGCACCGCTTCGAAATCATCGTGATCGGTGCAGGATTCTCCGGGATCGGAATGGGGATAAAACTCCTGAAAGCCGGCTTTTCGGACTTTCTTATTGTCGATGAGGCAGACGACGTAGGCGGAACGTGGCATTGGAACACCTATCCGGGCATCGCCGTCGACATTCCGTCGTACAGCTACCAATTCTCCTTCGAAAAACGGTCGTCATGGTCGCGGACGTATGCGCACGGCAACGAGTTGAAGGACTACGCAAGACACTGCGCGCACAAGTACGGTCTTAGCCCACGAATCCGCTTCGCCGTCAAGGTGACTGAAGCTTGGTTCGATGAGGACGCGACCCTGTGGCGCTTGCACACGGCCGCAGGACAGGACCTATCCGCGCGCTTCGTGATCAACGCCTCGGGCGTCCTGACACGCCCCAAGCGGCCGGATATCTCCGGTGTCGATGATTTCGGCGGGATCACCATGCATACATCCCGCTGGGACCACAACGAAGACATCGCCGGCAAGAGGGTGGCTGTCATCGGAACGGGCGCGTCGGCAGTGCAGTTGATCCCGGCAATCGCGAAAGACGTCAAGGCGCTGACCGTGTTCCAGCGCACACCGATCTGGTGCCTGCCGAAACTGGACTTCCCGGTGCCGCGGCTGGCAAGAGGGTTCCTCAAATACGCTCCCGGCGGACAACTCGCGGCGCGCGCAGCGAGTCAAACCTTCGTCGAAGTCACGTTCCCTGTCGCCGCTCACTTCCACACCGCCATTCCCTTGGCGTCACTCATCGAGCGTGCCGCGTTGCGGTACATGCGCAGCCAGGTGACCGACCCCGCCGTCCGTCAAAAACTGACCCCCCGTTACGCGCTCGGGTGTAAGCGCCCAAGCTTTCACAACGAGTACCTGGCCACATTCAACCGAGACAACGTCCACCTCGAGACCAGTCCGATAAGCCACTTCGATGCCGCCGCCGTCCACACCGTCGACGGCCGATCGCACGAGATCGACGTCCTCATCCTCGCCACAGGCTTCAAAGTGATGGAACCGGAGAACATGCCGACCTATTCGCTCAGGGGGATCGGTGGACTCGATCAAGCCAAGTGGTGGGACGAGAATCGGCTCCAAGCGTACGAAGGCGTCAGCGTGCCCGGATTCCCCAACCACTTCTCCATCTTCGGACCCTATGGATACAACGGTTCCTCGTACTTCACGCTCATTGAAGCCCAGACCAGGCACATCGTGCGATGCCTTCACCATGCGCGGTCCCGGCACGCCAACTACGTCGAAATAACCCGGCAAGCCAACGACCGCTTCTTCGCCGAAATGCTCAAACGCCGCCACCGCCAAGTCTTTTGGCAACCCAGCTGCGCAACCGCCAATAGTTACTACTTCGACAAACACGGCGACGTACCGCTACGCCCGACGACCACCCTCGAATCTTTCTGGCGTAGTCGCACCTTCGACCTTGGTGACTATTCGTTCGAGCGGCGCACCACTGAAAAGGTACTTAGCTCATCGTGA
- a CDS encoding alpha/beta hydrolase, which produces MTTLYSEQHPSTASYLIATSARGILRPLTQALPSNQYGLAVMDRVLRAALIASRPRRGLRVEQVDTVFAGDRVRGDWIVAPDVDPDGPPILYIHGGAFSMCSPQTHRGLLGELSAASLRPVFAVRYRLAPRYPYPAAADDALRAYRWLTGSEESASNRTVAIAGDSAGGQLAVATSLGALAHRSPPPDGMLLMSPVVDLTCQLAMARETRRRDPFASARSATRALSLYVGDAHPTDPRVNVLAADLTGLPPTLIQVGGREMLLDDSRQLAERMRAAGASVRLQVFRGQIHVFQALFRLLPEARHALHLSGAFLTDRAEDTFP; this is translated from the coding sequence GTGACAACCCTTTACTCGGAACAGCATCCGAGCACGGCAAGTTATCTCATCGCGACGTCGGCCCGCGGGATCCTGCGCCCACTGACGCAAGCACTACCGTCTAACCAGTACGGGCTCGCGGTAATGGACCGGGTGCTTCGGGCGGCGCTCATTGCGTCCCGCCCGCGGCGCGGATTGCGAGTTGAACAGGTCGACACCGTCTTTGCTGGCGATCGGGTGAGAGGCGACTGGATCGTTGCCCCGGACGTCGACCCGGACGGGCCGCCGATTCTCTATATCCACGGCGGCGCCTTTTCCATGTGCTCCCCGCAGACCCATCGTGGTCTGCTAGGCGAACTGTCTGCCGCGTCGCTCAGGCCGGTGTTCGCCGTCCGCTACCGCCTGGCTCCGCGATACCCGTATCCCGCGGCCGCCGACGACGCACTGAGGGCCTACCGGTGGTTGACCGGCTCTGAAGAATCGGCGTCAAACCGCACGGTGGCGATCGCGGGAGATTCGGCGGGCGGCCAACTCGCCGTCGCGACCTCGTTGGGCGCGCTCGCACATCGCTCCCCGCCGCCCGATGGCATGTTACTCATGTCCCCCGTCGTCGATCTGACGTGCCAGCTGGCGATGGCACGTGAAACTCGCCGCCGCGATCCTTTCGCATCGGCCCGGTCCGCAACGCGTGCGCTCAGCCTCTATGTAGGCGATGCCCACCCGACCGACCCCCGCGTCAATGTCCTCGCCGCAGATCTCACCGGCTTGCCGCCGACATTGATCCAGGTCGGTGGAAGGGAGATGCTGCTCGACGACTCCCGTCAACTCGCCGAGCGCATGCGCGCCGCAGGAGCATCCGTGCGGCTTCAGGTGTTTCGCGGCCAGATTCACGTGTTCCAAGCCCTGTTTCGACTCTTGCCCGAGGCGCGTCACGCTTTGCACCTCAGCGGAGCGTTTCTCACAGACAGGGCCGAAGACACGTTTCCTTGA
- a CDS encoding cytochrome P450, whose product MVNPLHAPVDKARERLSSVILIPAPQRVDDGLRRWSRRWPVRELAAPPAGSGLRPVLGDAGLPLVGHTLDYIRFGSDLGRERYERFGSVSWMGAFGTKMAVIAGPQATQEALTTNAKAFSQDGWAFLIDAFFHRGLMLMSFDEHLMHRRIMQEAFTRPRLAGYVTQVTPCVRATLPTWPTGPSVRMYPLLKNLTLDIATDVFMGGRGKDSSDAINQAFVATVRAASSLVRAPLPGTRYRAGIRGRRVLEEYFARHLPAARAGNSNDLFAALCHASTEDGQRFSDSDVINHMIFLMMAAHDTSTITTTAVTYYLAKHPEWQDRVRAESDALGDRSPEIDDLEALRSLDLVIKESMRLVAPVPLVMRKTVQDTAIDGHYIPRDTLVAITPAVNHFVREVWHDPDRFDPLRFDDPRREDQAHRFAWLPFGGGAHKCIGMHFGTLEVKAILHQMLRTFTFGLDTDYRIRWDNTSLPIPVDGLPITLRRR is encoded by the coding sequence ATGGTTAACCCGCTACACGCACCCGTCGATAAAGCCCGGGAACGGTTATCTTCGGTCATCTTGATTCCCGCGCCGCAACGGGTGGACGACGGACTTCGCCGGTGGAGTCGGCGGTGGCCAGTGCGTGAACTAGCCGCGCCCCCGGCCGGAAGCGGACTGCGACCGGTTCTCGGTGATGCCGGGCTCCCCTTGGTCGGGCACACCCTCGACTACATCCGGTTTGGGTCCGACCTGGGCAGAGAGCGCTACGAACGGTTCGGATCTGTCTCGTGGATGGGAGCGTTCGGCACCAAAATGGCGGTCATCGCGGGCCCCCAAGCTACCCAGGAGGCGCTCACCACCAACGCAAAGGCGTTCTCGCAAGACGGCTGGGCCTTTCTCATCGACGCGTTCTTCCACCGCGGATTGATGCTGATGAGCTTTGACGAACACCTCATGCACCGGCGCATCATGCAGGAGGCCTTCACGCGGCCGCGACTGGCCGGCTACGTCACCCAAGTGACCCCTTGCGTCCGCGCAACCCTGCCCACGTGGCCGACCGGCCCGTCCGTCCGCATGTACCCGCTGTTGAAAAACCTGACCCTCGACATCGCCACCGATGTGTTCATGGGTGGCCGAGGCAAAGACAGCAGCGACGCCATTAACCAGGCGTTCGTCGCTACGGTACGCGCGGCCAGCTCACTCGTCCGCGCGCCGCTTCCCGGCACCCGCTATCGCGCCGGGATCCGCGGCCGACGGGTGCTCGAGGAATACTTCGCCCGGCACTTGCCGGCCGCCCGGGCCGGCAACAGCAATGACCTGTTCGCCGCGCTGTGCCATGCCAGCACCGAAGACGGACAACGTTTCAGTGACTCCGATGTCATCAACCACATGATTTTTCTGATGATGGCCGCTCACGACACATCGACCATCACCACCACCGCGGTAACTTATTACCTGGCAAAGCATCCAGAATGGCAAGATCGGGTTCGCGCCGAAAGCGATGCTCTCGGCGACCGATCACCCGAGATCGACGATTTGGAAGCGCTCAGGTCGCTCGATCTGGTGATCAAGGAATCCATGAGACTCGTGGCGCCGGTCCCGCTAGTCATGCGCAAAACAGTGCAAGACACCGCAATAGACGGCCACTACATTCCCCGCGACACGCTTGTGGCGATCACCCCCGCCGTCAACCATTTCGTCCGCGAAGTCTGGCACGATCCGGATCGCTTCGACCCCTTACGTTTCGACGACCCGCGCCGCGAGGACCAAGCTCACCGCTTCGCGTGGCTGCCCTTCGGCGGTGGCGCGCACAAATGCATCGGCATGCACTTCGGCACCCTCGAGGTCAAAGCGATCCTGCACCAGATGCTGCGCACGTTCACCTTCGGCCTCGACACCGACTACCGCATCCGCTGGGACAACACATCGCTGCCGATCCCGGTCGACGGGTTACCGATCACGCTGCGCCGCCGATGA
- a CDS encoding transglutaminase-like domain-containing protein, with amino-acid sequence MKTEFARFLAATEFLDWKHDAVQQFTESATRNATDSVDKACRIFTAVRDSIWYDPYSVSDDPRQYRASAVAVAERAYCVPKAVLLTAACRAAGIPARLGFADVRNHLQTASLRERMGGSDVFVYHGYSQILLNGRWVKATPAFNRELCARFRVAPIEFDGQRDAMLHAYTGDSSQHLEYLHDRGVFDDLPLTEIIDALRDNYGELIYEPPPVPDSFTN; translated from the coding sequence ATGAAGACAGAATTTGCGCGGTTCCTCGCAGCCACCGAATTCCTCGACTGGAAACACGATGCCGTGCAGCAGTTCACCGAATCGGCGACACGCAACGCCACCGATTCCGTCGATAAGGCGTGCCGCATCTTCACCGCTGTCCGTGATTCGATCTGGTACGACCCGTATTCCGTCTCCGACGACCCGCGCCAGTACCGAGCCAGCGCGGTCGCCGTCGCCGAGCGCGCCTACTGTGTCCCCAAGGCGGTGCTCTTGACGGCTGCATGTCGCGCCGCGGGGATTCCGGCGCGGTTGGGTTTCGCCGACGTCCGCAACCATCTACAGACCGCGAGTCTCCGTGAACGGATGGGTGGTTCGGACGTTTTCGTCTACCACGGCTACAGTCAAATACTGCTGAATGGTCGGTGGGTCAAGGCCACACCGGCATTCAACCGCGAGTTATGCGCGCGCTTCCGCGTCGCTCCCATCGAATTCGACGGTCAGCGAGACGCCATGTTGCACGCCTACACAGGCGATAGTTCTCAACACCTGGAATACCTCCATGACCGTGGTGTTTTCGACGACCTTCCCCTCACGGAAATCATCGACGCGCTGCGCGACAATTACGGCGAACTCATCTACGAACCTCCTCCAGTGCCGGACTCATTCACCAACTAG
- a CDS encoding long-chain fatty acid--CoA ligase, protein MQDIPLTVASIVRHATSIHADSQVVTPTGSGYRTTTYGALKRRISQLANALRSLGITDDQRVATFQWSNQEHLEAYCAVPSMGAVLHTLNLRLTAEQLGYISDHADDKVIIADVSVAPLLAKALPTMSSVHTVIAAGDGDLEPLLASGKNVLRYEDLLADQDGEFDWPELDERSAAAMCYTSGTTGNPKGVVYSHRSTYLHSLTGCTPNVLSIGEEDRVLAIVPMFHANAWGLIYSALMCGADLVLPDRYLQAAPLVAIIEDTQPTVAGAVPTIWNDVQHFLESEPEHDISSLRLVACGGSAVPRSLMEHFESEFGVPILQAWGMTETSPLATVARAPKGTNGERQWELRACQGRPVCGVEIRLRGDDGRTLPWDGRSIGEIQARGPWVTGSYFGDNDSDKLDEGWLRTGDVGRIDQHGYLTLTDRVKDVIKSGGEWISSVDLENALVAHPAVHEAVVIGVPDEKWQERPLALIVTKTETSLDINELRVFLDGAVAKWWIPERWAFIAEVPRTSVGKYDKKLLRARHGAGEYQVVYCG, encoded by the coding sequence ATGCAGGATATCCCCTTGACCGTAGCCTCGATCGTCAGGCACGCGACATCCATCCACGCTGACAGCCAAGTCGTCACGCCGACCGGATCGGGCTACCGCACAACGACCTACGGTGCGCTCAAGCGACGAATCAGCCAGTTGGCCAACGCACTACGGAGTCTGGGCATAACTGACGATCAGCGCGTGGCCACCTTCCAATGGAGCAATCAGGAACACCTGGAAGCCTACTGTGCGGTGCCGTCGATGGGCGCGGTGCTTCACACCCTCAACCTTCGACTCACCGCAGAACAACTTGGCTACATTTCAGATCACGCCGACGACAAGGTCATCATCGCGGACGTCTCTGTGGCACCGCTTCTAGCGAAGGCACTGCCGACGATGTCGTCGGTGCACACCGTGATCGCAGCGGGCGACGGCGACCTGGAGCCGCTGCTGGCCAGCGGTAAAAACGTGCTGCGCTACGAGGACCTGCTTGCTGATCAAGACGGCGAATTCGACTGGCCAGAGCTCGATGAGAGGTCGGCCGCGGCGATGTGCTACACCAGCGGCACTACCGGAAACCCGAAAGGTGTTGTCTACAGTCATCGTTCCACCTATTTGCACTCGCTGACTGGCTGCACACCCAACGTGCTGTCCATCGGTGAAGAAGACCGCGTCTTGGCGATCGTCCCGATGTTTCACGCGAACGCATGGGGGCTGATCTATTCCGCGCTGATGTGTGGAGCCGACCTCGTGCTGCCCGACCGATACCTGCAGGCGGCACCGTTGGTTGCCATCATCGAGGACACGCAGCCGACCGTGGCCGGTGCGGTACCGACGATCTGGAATGACGTGCAGCATTTCCTGGAATCCGAACCGGAGCACGATATTTCGTCGCTACGCCTGGTCGCCTGCGGCGGGTCGGCCGTTCCAAGGTCACTGATGGAGCACTTCGAGAGTGAATTCGGTGTCCCGATCCTGCAGGCCTGGGGGATGACCGAAACCTCGCCGCTGGCAACCGTGGCGCGCGCGCCGAAGGGGACCAACGGCGAGCGCCAATGGGAGCTACGCGCTTGTCAGGGTCGTCCCGTCTGCGGTGTCGAGATTAGGCTGCGTGGCGACGATGGCCGTACCCTGCCCTGGGACGGACGGTCTATCGGCGAGATCCAGGCCCGCGGACCGTGGGTCACCGGCTCGTACTTCGGCGACAACGACTCCGACAAGCTCGACGAAGGATGGCTGCGCACCGGCGACGTGGGTCGCATCGATCAACACGGCTACCTTACGCTTACCGACCGGGTAAAAGACGTCATTAAGTCAGGTGGCGAATGGATTTCCTCGGTCGACTTGGAGAATGCGCTCGTTGCCCATCCAGCCGTGCATGAGGCGGTGGTGATCGGCGTGCCCGACGAGAAGTGGCAGGAAAGACCCTTGGCGTTGATCGTCACGAAGACCGAAACCAGCTTGGATATCAACGAATTGCGGGTCTTCCTGGACGGCGCGGTCGCCAAGTGGTGGATCCCGGAGCGCTGGGCGTTCATTGCTGAGGTTCCCCGAACCAGTGTGGGCAAATACGACAAAAAATTGCTGAGAGCACGCCACGGCGCCGGCGAATACCAGGTCGTGTACTGCGGCTAA
- a CDS encoding acyl-CoA dehydrogenase family protein, giving the protein MTVASPWLSPELEALRDLAAKFVATEIAPHSERFAEQHHVDRAVWERAGELGLLCMSMPVEYGGGGGTFAHEAVLLEEQARIGDSSWGAGLHSGIVAHYILHYAREDLKRQWLPKMASGELIGAIAMTEAGTGSDLQSVKTRAVLDGDEYVITGSKTFITNGQQADLVVVVAKTDHTQGASGISLIVVEADRPGFRRGRVLSKIGQRGQDTSELFFDGVRVPKTHLLGDTEGQGFFQLMTQLPQERLIVAVGAVAAMELALHQTIEYTRQREAFGRTIFGFQNTKFTLAEAATETRIARVFLDHCICLHLDGKLDVQTVAMAKWWTTERAMKVLDDCLQLHGGYGYMTEYPISRLWVDQRVQKIYAGSNEIMKEIISRSL; this is encoded by the coding sequence ATGACAGTCGCCTCACCTTGGCTCAGCCCGGAATTGGAAGCGCTTCGTGATCTCGCCGCAAAGTTCGTTGCCACTGAGATTGCACCCCACTCAGAGCGCTTCGCCGAGCAACACCATGTCGACCGGGCGGTGTGGGAACGAGCAGGCGAGCTGGGCCTGCTGTGCATGTCGATGCCGGTCGAATACGGCGGCGGCGGCGGGACGTTCGCGCACGAAGCAGTTCTGCTCGAAGAGCAAGCTCGAATCGGGGACAGTTCGTGGGGCGCCGGCCTGCACAGCGGCATCGTCGCACACTACATCCTGCACTACGCACGGGAAGACCTGAAAAGGCAGTGGTTGCCCAAGATGGCGTCGGGCGAATTGATCGGTGCCATTGCGATGACGGAGGCTGGAACCGGATCTGACCTTCAAAGCGTGAAGACGCGCGCCGTCCTCGATGGGGACGAGTACGTCATCACCGGCTCGAAGACGTTCATCACCAATGGTCAGCAAGCCGATCTCGTCGTCGTCGTGGCCAAGACCGACCATACCCAAGGCGCCAGCGGTATCTCGCTGATCGTCGTGGAAGCCGATCGCCCCGGGTTCCGGAGAGGACGAGTCCTCAGCAAAATAGGTCAGCGCGGTCAGGACACATCTGAATTGTTTTTCGACGGCGTGCGCGTCCCCAAGACGCATCTGCTAGGCGACACCGAGGGGCAAGGCTTCTTTCAGCTGATGACGCAACTGCCGCAGGAGCGACTTATCGTCGCGGTCGGAGCGGTTGCCGCCATGGAATTGGCCTTGCACCAGACGATCGAATACACGCGCCAACGAGAAGCATTCGGGCGAACGATCTTCGGGTTCCAAAATACCAAGTTCACCCTCGCTGAAGCCGCCACCGAAACAAGGATTGCGCGAGTGTTCCTCGACCACTGCATCTGTCTGCATCTCGACGGTAAGCTCGACGTGCAAACTGTCGCGATGGCCAAATGGTGGACGACGGAACGGGCGATGAAAGTCCTCGACGACTGCCTGCAGCTGCACGGCGGGTACGGATACATGACGGAGTATCCGATTTCGCGTCTCTGGGTTGATCAGCGAGTACAGAAAATCTACGCGGGGTCTAACGAAATAATGAAAGAGATTATTTCGAGGTCGCTTTGA